A window of Halomonas sp. GFAJ-1 contains these coding sequences:
- a CDS encoding histidine kinase yields MSEIDKRVLQTIVETANDHFFIVSGDGQIVDISPGAEAVYGVSREELLSSSVHQLQAAGVLKPSITLEVMRTRKPAQLMQITGTGRRVIAEAYPVFVDGKLERIISRSRDLTDLQLLQDEYALLQKRFSEHLKRSQAAPDAEEQALDDALDNLQVRSSVMREIALLLKRVAPSDANVLMLGESGVGKTAFAKQLHRWSQRCDGPFIDVNCAAIPENLFESEMFGYQPGAFSGAARQGKAGLLEQAEGGTLFLDEIGELPLLMQTKLLKVIQDGSLTRLGDTRARKVNFRLVVATNQDLAKQVEAGLFRLDLYYRLNVIPVTLPPLRDRREDIPDLVEASLNRLNQRYGRRKILDTRVWSTLMGSEWPGNVRELENWLERAWLSSPTDQIEEPAVLPHAEQLPVNLPNASPAQAVTLEPHETLKQYLARLERETLEELSNILPSTYAIAKRLGISQSSVVRRLQHYGIKITK; encoded by the coding sequence ATGAGTGAAATAGACAAGCGCGTACTGCAAACCATCGTGGAGACCGCCAACGACCACTTCTTTATCGTCAGTGGCGATGGGCAAATAGTCGATATTAGCCCAGGCGCTGAAGCGGTTTACGGCGTTTCGCGGGAAGAGCTTCTCTCCAGCAGTGTTCATCAGCTACAAGCGGCCGGCGTGCTTAAACCGTCTATTACCCTGGAAGTGATGCGCACCCGCAAGCCTGCACAGCTTATGCAGATAACCGGGACAGGTCGCCGAGTCATTGCCGAAGCCTACCCTGTGTTCGTCGATGGCAAGCTGGAACGCATTATTAGCCGCTCGCGGGATTTAACCGACCTGCAACTATTGCAGGACGAATACGCGCTGCTGCAAAAACGCTTTAGCGAACACTTAAAACGCAGCCAGGCAGCCCCGGATGCCGAGGAGCAGGCGTTGGATGACGCCTTAGACAATTTGCAGGTGCGCAGCAGCGTAATGCGCGAAATAGCGCTACTGCTTAAGCGGGTCGCCCCATCGGATGCCAATGTGCTGATGCTAGGGGAGTCCGGCGTAGGTAAAACGGCGTTCGCCAAGCAGCTACACCGCTGGAGCCAGCGCTGTGATGGCCCCTTTATTGACGTTAATTGTGCAGCGATACCTGAAAACTTATTTGAGTCGGAGATGTTTGGCTATCAACCCGGCGCCTTCAGCGGGGCCGCGCGGCAGGGAAAAGCGGGCCTATTAGAGCAGGCCGAAGGCGGTACGCTGTTTCTGGATGAAATTGGTGAACTGCCGCTGTTGATGCAAACCAAGCTGCTCAAAGTGATTCAAGACGGCAGCTTGACCCGACTGGGTGACACCCGTGCTCGCAAGGTCAACTTTCGTTTGGTAGTGGCCACCAACCAAGACTTGGCAAAACAGGTAGAAGCCGGACTGTTTCGTCTGGATCTTTACTACCGACTTAATGTCATCCCGGTCACCCTGCCACCACTACGTGACCGCCGGGAGGATATCCCTGATCTAGTTGAAGCGTCGTTAAATCGGCTCAACCAGCGCTATGGCCGACGAAAAATTCTTGATACCCGCGTTTGGTCGACGCTGATGGGCAGCGAATGGCCGGGTAACGTCCGCGAGCTGGAAAACTGGTTAGAAAGAGCCTGGCTCTCAAGCCCCACCGACCAGATCGAGGAACCCGCCGTGCTCCCTCACGCCGAGCAGCTCCCCGTCAATTTACCGAACGCTTCACCCGCACAGGCAGTTACACTTGAACCCCACGAAACGCTTAAGCAATATCTTGCTCGACTGGAACGGGAAACCCTTGAAGAACTCAGCAACATACTCCCCAGCACCTACGCCATTGCGAAGCGACTTGGCATTAGCCAATCCAGCGTGGTGCGGCGGCTGCAGCACTACGGCATCAAAATTACCAAGTGA
- a CDS encoding agmatinase encodes MSEFNQPLGGNTMPRFAGPATMMRLPTQATAEGLDAAFIGIPMDIGTSNRPGTRLGPRQIRDESRMLRPYNMATRAAPFESLQVADIGDVPINTFHLPKSVDIITAFYDDVLKHNCIPLTLGGEHTLTLPILRAMAKKHGPVGLIHIDAHADVNEHMFGEPIAHGTPFRRAQEEGLLAHGKVVQIGLRGTGYAAEDFDWCRDQGFRVVPAEECWYRSLAPLMQEVREQMGDIPVYISFDIDGLDPSVAPGTGTVEMGGLTSAQGLEIVRGAAGLNIVGCDLVEVSPPYDPSGNTALMGATLLYEMLCVLPGVKRSD; translated from the coding sequence ATGTCGGAGTTTAATCAGCCCCTAGGTGGCAACACCATGCCACGCTTTGCAGGCCCCGCCACTATGATGCGCCTGCCTACCCAAGCCACTGCCGAGGGCTTAGACGCTGCGTTTATTGGCATCCCCATGGATATCGGCACTTCCAACCGCCCGGGTACACGCCTTGGCCCGCGTCAGATTCGCGATGAGTCGCGTATGTTGCGCCCCTACAATATGGCAACCCGCGCCGCGCCGTTTGAAAGCTTACAAGTGGCGGATATCGGTGACGTACCTATCAATACCTTCCACCTGCCGAAAAGCGTCGACATCATCACCGCCTTCTACGATGACGTGCTTAAGCACAACTGCATTCCGCTAACGCTGGGCGGTGAACATACGCTGACGCTGCCGATTCTGCGAGCCATGGCCAAAAAGCACGGCCCGGTGGGGCTGATTCATATTGATGCCCACGCCGATGTTAACGAGCACATGTTCGGCGAGCCGATTGCCCACGGCACGCCATTTCGTCGCGCTCAAGAAGAGGGCTTGTTAGCCCACGGTAAAGTAGTGCAAATCGGTCTGCGCGGCACTGGCTATGCCGCTGAAGATTTTGACTGGTGCCGCGATCAAGGCTTTCGCGTCGTGCCCGCCGAGGAGTGCTGGTACCGCTCGCTAGCGCCGTTGATGCAAGAAGTGCGTGAACAGATGGGCGATATTCCGGTGTATATCAGTTTTGATATTGACGGCTTAGACCCCTCTGTTGCCCCCGGTACCGGCACTGTTGAAATGGGTGGCCTGACGTCTGCTCAAGGATTGGAGATTGTGCGTGGTGCCGCTGGCCTCAATATCGTTGGCTGTGATCTGGTAGAAGTGTCACCTCCCTATGACCCCAGCGGTAACACCGCCTTGATGGGCGCCACGCTGCTGTATGAAATGCTTTGCGTACTGCCGGGCGTTAAGCGTAGCGATTAA